TCGAACAGGGAGTCGTCCATCGGGCGGCTCCCTGTCGCGTAGGGTGGAACACGTCACATCCGGTTCTTCGAAGGGTCTGCACGTGCGCTTCACTCGCCGTCAACGTTGGCTGACGATCCCCGTCGCCATAGGCATCTCGGTACTCCTCGCGGGGTGCACGCAGCAGCAGCTCCAGGGCTTCCTCCCCACCGAGGCCGGCACGACGAACCACGTCGACTCGGTCATCGGACTGTGGGTCACGGCGTGGATCGTGCTCCTCGCGGTCGGCGTCCTCACGTGGGGCCTCACCATCTGGGCCGCGGTCGTCTACCGCCGCCGCAAGGGCCAGACCGGCCTGCCGGTGCAGATGCGCTACAACATGCCGATCGAGATCTTCTACACGATCGTGCCCCTCATCCTCGTGCTCGGCTTCTTCGCCTTCACCGCCAAGGACCAGGCCGCGATCGAGGCCCGCTTCGACCAGCCCGAGGTCAAGGTCCAGGTCTTCGGCAAGCAGTGGGCGTGGGACTTCAACTACCTCGGCGGCGAGACCGAGTCCGGCCAGGCCATCGAGGGCGGCGCGTACGAGCAGGGCGTCCAGGCCGTGGACGACCCGGACGGTCCCCAGGGCTCGATCGACAAGGACAAGCTCCCCACGCTCTACCTGCCGGTCAACACCAAGGTCGAGCTCGAGCTCAACACCCGCGACACGCTCCACTCCTTCTGGGTCGTCGACTTCCTGTACAAGAAGGACCTCATCTCCGGCAAGACGAACTACATGACGTTCATCCCGGAGAAGGAGGGCACGTACATGGGCAAGTGCGCCGAGCTCTGCGGCGAGTACCACTCCCTCATGCTCTTCCAGGTGAAGGTCGTCTCGGTCGACGAGTACAACGCCTACATCGAGAGCCAGAAGGCGGCGGGCTTCGAGGGTGACCTCGGCACCGACTACGACCGCCTCCAGAACCTCCCCGGCACAGAGGTGCCGGCCACCACCGAGTCGTCCGAAGAGTAGGGCAGCAGCACGTGACATCGACCCTGAATCGTCCCACCGCGATCCCCGCCGGTCAGGCGAAGGTCCTCGACGGCTCCGGCAAGGCCGACCGCCGCGGCAACGTCGTGGTCAACTGGATCACCTCCACCGACCACAAGACGATCGGGTACCTGTACCTGATCACGTCGTTCCTCTACTTCTGCCTGGGCGGCGTGATGGCCCTGGTCATCCGCGCCCAGCTCTTCGAGCCCGGCCTGCACGTGGTGGAGACGAAGGAGCAGTACAACCAGCTCTTCACCATGCACGGCACGATCATGCTGCTGATGTTCGCGACGCCGCTGTTCGCCGGCTTCGCCAACGTGCTCATGCCGCTGCAGATCGGCGCCCCCGACGTCGCGTTCCCGCGTCTCAACGCCTTCGCCTACTGGCTGTTCAACTTCGGCTCCCTCATCGCGGTCGCCGGCTTCCTCACCCCGTCGGGGGCTGCGTCGTTCGGCTGGTTCGCCTACGCACCGCTGTCGAGCACGACGTTCTCGCCAGGGTTGGGAGGCAACCTCTGGGTGATGGGCCTGGCGCTCAGCGGGTTCGGCACCATCCTCGGTGCCGTCAACTTCGTGACCACCATCATCACGATGCGCGCGCCGGG
The nucleotide sequence above comes from Clavibacter sp. B3I6. Encoded proteins:
- the coxB gene encoding cytochrome c oxidase subunit II codes for the protein MRFTRRQRWLTIPVAIGISVLLAGCTQQQLQGFLPTEAGTTNHVDSVIGLWVTAWIVLLAVGVLTWGLTIWAAVVYRRRKGQTGLPVQMRYNMPIEIFYTIVPLILVLGFFAFTAKDQAAIEARFDQPEVKVQVFGKQWAWDFNYLGGETESGQAIEGGAYEQGVQAVDDPDGPQGSIDKDKLPTLYLPVNTKVELELNTRDTLHSFWVVDFLYKKDLISGKTNYMTFIPEKEGTYMGKCAELCGEYHSLMLFQVKVVSVDEYNAYIESQKAAGFEGDLGTDYDRLQNLPGTEVPATTESSEE